ATCGATGAGTGCCTGGCTGATACCGGGGTCGTGACGCTTCGCAAGCGCCGTCTCCCCATGGAGATGATGGTCTGGGCTGTCGCCGGTATGTCCTTGTTCCGCTCATTTTCCATGAATCAGTTGGTTTCACATCTCGATATTATGCTGCCGGGTAAGCGTCCTTTTGTCGCACCCAGCGCCGTGGTACAAGCCCGTCAGCGGCTCGGGGAAGATGTGGTTAGACTGGTTTTCGAGAAAACACGCCAACTCTGGTTCGAGAAAACACCGTTATCCCACTGGAACGGTCTGACATTGATGGCTGTAGACGGCACTCTGTGGAGAACACCGGACACGCCGGAAAATGATGCTGCTTTTGGACGAACAGCTAATGAGTATGCCCAGTCCGACTGGCCACAGCTGCGTATGGTCTGTCAGATGGAAGTGACCAGTCATCTGTTATCCGGTGTGAGCTTTGGCAGCGTGTCAGAAACCAGCGAAGTTGACCTTGCCGCTCAATTGGCCGGGCAGACGCAGGACCACTCACTGACGATACTGGATAAAGGCTTCTATGCACTCGGGTTGCTTCACCACTGGTGGTCATCAGGAACAGAAAAACACTGGATGATCCCACTGCGCAAAGGCGCGCAGTATCAGGTGCGCGAGAAGCTGGGTGCAGGACATGAACTGGTCGAACTCAGCTTACCCCCTCAGGCCCGTAAGAAATGGAAAGATGCGCCTCAAACACTGACGGCGAGGTTGATAAGTAAAGAAATCAACGGAAAAACAATACAGATCCTGACGTCAATGTGCGATCCGTTACGTTACCCTAAAGCTGATATCGTTGACCTTTACGGGCAGCGTTGGGAAATCGAGCAGGGCTTCAGAGAAATGAAACAGCATCTGTTGCAAAATGAACTGACGCTGAGAAGCAGAAAGCCAGAGCTAATAAGACAGGAACTCTGGGGTGTAGTGCTGGCTTATAACCTGCTGAGGTTCATGATGGCACAGATGGCTTACAGCCTGAAAAACGTGGAGCCTTACCAGATAGGGTTTAAACAGGCTGCACTGTATCTAACAGCGCAACTGAGCATACTGCCAGCGGTGGCTCCGGGAAAGGTGCCGAAAGTGATGAATGAAATCCTGGCGATGGCTGAAAGCTTCGTCCTGCCAGCCCGACGGCAAAGACATTATCCAAGAGCGGTAAAAAAGAAGCCGCAACGTTACCCGTTGCGGCGTCCTCAAAAGCTTAACTGACAAGCATTACGCCAATCGGCGCCCCTTAAATTATTTAGCTGAACACCACCTGGTTTACGGCAGGATCGCCGGCTGATCCGCGCCCTCTTTTTCCACTTTTTGTTGCAGCATGTGCTCGCGCTTCATACCCAGCTTTAATGCCAGCGCCGAGGCAACATAGATGGAAGAGAGGGTACCAATCGACACGCCGATCAGCATCGCCAGCGAGAAGCCATGCAGCATCGCACCACCGAAAATGTACAGCATCAGCACCACCAACAACGTGGTGCCAGAGGTCATCAGCGTGCGGCTCAACGTTTGAGTCAAGGATACATTCATGATCTCATAAGGCGTGCCACGGCGGATCTTACGGAAGTTCTCACGAATACGATCAGAAACCACAATGCTGTCGTTCAACGAGTAACCAATAACTGACATCAGGGATGCGACGATAGTGAGGTCAATCTCGATGTGGAACAGCGATAGTACGCCCAAGGTGATGACCACATCGTGCGCCAAGGCAATAACCGCCCCCAACGCCAGACGCCATTCAAAGCGGAAACCGACGTAGATCAGAATACAAATCAACGCCACCAGTAACGCCATACCACCGTTTTGCGCCAACTCGCTGCCCACGCTTGGGCCAACAAACTCGATACGCTTCACGATGGCGTGGTTATCCACCGAGTCATTGATCACGTTGATCACCTTATTACCCAGTTCCTGGCCTGCAGTACCGGTCGTCGGGGGCATACGCACCATCACGTCGCGGCTGCTGCCAAAATTTTGGATAATCGGGTCTTGGAACCCAGCTTTTTCCAGCCTATCGCGTATCAGGTCAAGGTTAGCCGGTTTTTCCAGGTTAATTTCAATTACCGTACCGCCAGTAAAATCTAACCCCCAGTTAAATCCACGCACCGACATGGTGGCGATTGATGCGACCAGCAGCAACAATGAGATGCCAAAGGCCACGTAATCCCAGCGCATAAAGTCGTAGACTTTACGGCCATAGTTGAGTTGCTCAACAGTATAATCCTGTGCCACAACGCACTCCTCAGATAGACAGCTTGTTAATGCGTTTGCCGCCGTAAAGCAGGTTGACGATAGCACGAGTACCGACAATCGCGGTGAACATGGAGGTCGCCACACCGATTGCGGTGGTAATTGCAAAGCCCTTGATCGAACCCGTTCCCACAGCGTACAAAATGACTGCGGTGATCAGGGTGGTGATGTTGGCGTCAACGATACTGGAGAAGGCACCTTTATAGCCCTCATGGATCGCTTGCTGAACAGAACGCCCGTTCTTCAGCTCTTCCTTGATACGTTCGTTTATCAGTACATTGGCGTCTACTGCCACCGCCAACGTCAATACGATCCCGGCAATGCCCGGCATGGTCAGCGTCGCCCCCGGTAGCAGGGACATCACACCAACGATCAACACCAGGTTCGCGACCAGCGCAGTGGTGGCGATCATGCCAAACTTGCGATACCAAGCCACCATGAAGATGATGGATGCCACCAGCCCCCATAAACAGGCTTCCAGACCTTGGGCAATGTTCTGCTGACCCAACGTTGGGCCGATGGTGCGTTCTTCAACAATCTGGATCGGCGCGATCAGTGCACCAGCACGTAGCAACAGCGCAAGCTGACGTGCTTCGTTCGCATTACCGATACCGGTAATGCGGAAGCTGTTGCCCAGACGCGACTGAATATTTGCCACGTTGATCACTTCTTCTTGCTTGACCAACACTGCACGACCATTGGCGTCTTTCTTGCCGCTATCTTTATACTCCACGAACAGGGTCGACATCGGCTTGCCGATGTTGTCCTTGGTGAAGTTAGACATTGAGGTACCGCCAGCGCTGTCCAGCGAGATATTAACCTGCGGCTGGTTGTACTCGTCGGTGCTTGAGGTGGAATCGGTGATGTGGTTACCAGTCAGGATCACGCGCTTGTACAGCACTATCGGATGACCATCACGGGTGTATTTCACTTCGGAATCGCCCGGCACGCGGCCATTGGCCGCCGCAGTGGCATCCGCAGTGGTGTTCACCAAACGGAACTCCAGCGTTGCAGTCGCACCCAGGATCTCTTTAGCCCGTGCGGTATCCTGAATACCCGGTAACTCGACCACAATGCGATCAGTCCCCTGGCGCTGCACCAGGGGTTCGGCAACACCAAGCTGGTTAACGCGGTTACGCAGAATAGTGATGTTTTGCTGCACCGCATATTCACGCGCTTCGCTCAGACGGGCATCAGACAGGTTGGCTTTCAGAGTGTTGCTGCCATTGCTGGAAAGCACCAGGTCGCGTTGGCGTGGCCCCATGTAGCTGATGGCCTTATCGCGGGTGGCATCGTCACGGAAGCGCACTTCCACGCCATTGTTGCTTAACTTACGGATAGACGCGTAAGGAATGCCCTTTTCGCGCAGCTCGCTACGCAAGGTATCCATGGTCTGTTCCTGCAACTTGCCGAGCGCGGTGTTCATGTCAACTTCCATCAGGAAGTGCACACCGCCACGCAGATCCAGGCCGAGTTTCATCGGCTCAGCCCCCAGCATCACCAACCAGCTCGGCGTGGCCGGGGCCAGGTTCAGCGCGACGACAAATTTGTCACCCAGTTCCGCCATCAGCGCTTCACGGGCGCGCAGTTGAATGTCAGGAGCATTAAAACGCGCCAAGATGGCACCATTTTCCAACGCTATCGACTTGATCGCGATATGGTCTTTTTCTAATACGGTACGGATCTGATCCAGTGTAGTTTCACTGGCGGCGACACCGCGCGCACCAGTGATTTGTAAGGCTGGATCCTCACCGTAAAGGTTGGGAAGTGCATAAAGCAGCCCAATGAGGATCACCACGATCAACATCAGATACTTCCACAGAGGATAACGGTTTAACACGGCAATTCCCTTAGGGAAAAAAATTATAGGGCCTTCATGGTACCTTTAGGCAGAACGGCCGCCACGAAGTCGCGCTTGATCATCACTTCCGTGGTGTCGTTTAACGCAATGGTGATAATGCCGGTGTCGGCCACTTTGGCCACGCGGCCAATCAGACCACCGGTAGTCATAACTTCATCACCCTTGCCGATGGAATCCATCAGTTTTTTATGATCTTTAGCGCGTTTCTGTTGAGGCCGTAGGATCATGAAATAGAAAATCAGACCGAACATCACTAGCATAATGATCAGAGAGTACGGGCTTCCCTGAGCCGGAGCCCCTGGGGATGCGATGGCGTCAGACATGAAAAAGCTCATTAAAATTCCCTCATTAAGTTATCAATTATTATACCCGTCATACTTCAAGTTGCCTGTACGTCAGCTTCCCTCACTCACCCCAGTCACTCAGAACTTATCCCATTAGGCTATTTTTTTGCCATTTTGGCCCTGGGCAGTGCTCACCCTCCTCACGTACGCCATGTACGCCATGTACGCTACGGCTGTTGCACGCTGTCCTGGTGCAAACTGGCTGCAACAATGTACGCCTACTGGGATAGGCGCTGACTGGGGTAAGCGCCTGGGAAGCCGCTGCGTTGCCGCCTTCCTGCAACTCGAATTATTTAGGGTATAGATTTAGCAATTCTACCCTTCATCTTTCAAACTACAGCGGTGTTGGCTTCCCTCTCCCCATCACATAGCACTCTAAAGCCCTGAGGATTCGTTTGGTCGCCACTTTGCCGCATTTTGAGGTCTATTAGGTATTTAAAGGTGGCATCGGCTTGCCGAGCCGACCATAAAAATCCGCAACAAACAGCGCTAATTTACCCTCTTCAATGGCCTGGCGTAAACCCGCCATCAGACGCTGGTAATAGCGCAGGTTATGAATAGTGTTCAATCTAGCCCCCAGTATTTCGTTGCAACGATCAAGATGATGCAAATAGGCACGGCTGTAATGGCGACAAGTATAGCAATCACAGTCTTTATCCAACGGAGAAATATCATCTTTATACTTGGCATTACGAATTTTAACCACACCGTCAGTGACGAACAGATGACCGTTGCGGGCGTTACGCGTTGGCATCACGCAATCGAACATGTCAATGCCGCGACGCACACCCTCCACCAAATCTTCAGGCTTGCCGACGCCCATCAGATAGCGTGGCTTATCTGGCGGAATTTGCGGGCAAACGTGTTCGAGAATGCGGTGCATAGCCTCTTTTGGCTCCCCCACCGCCAAGCCGCCAATAGCGTAACCATCAAAGCCGATATCCACCAGCCCTTTTACTGAAGCATCACGTAAATCTTCGTAAACGCCACCCTGGATAATGCCGAATAAAGCATTTTTATTATTCAACTCGTCAAAACGTTGACGACTGCGCTGCGCCCAGCGCAGTGACAGCTCCATCGAACGCTTGGCGTAATCCCAATCAGCTGGGTACGGCGTGCACTCGTCAAAGATCATCACGATATCAGAACCCAGGTCATACTGGATTTCCATCGATTTTTCGGGGCTAAGAAATACTTTGTCGCCGTTGATCGGGTTACGGAAATAGACGCCTTCCTCTTTAATCTTGCGCATCGCGCCCAGGCTAAACACTTGAAAGCCACCGGAATCAGTGAGGATCGGGCCGTGCCACTGCATGAAATCGTGCAAGTCACCGTGCAACTTCATGATCGTCTGCCCTGGACGCAGCCACAGGTGGAAAGTGTTACCCAACAGGATCTGTGCCCCTGTCTCTTTCACTTCTTCTGGCGTCATGCCTTTAACCGTGCCATAGGTGCCAACCGGCATAAAAGCCGGAGTTTCCACCACGCCGCGTTCAAAGATCAGGCGACCACGGCGAGCGCAGCCATCGGTTGTCTGTAATTGGTACTCCACAAAACCTCCAGCATCAGAGAAACAGTCTGATGAAATGCAAAGGTTGCACATTCTAAACTAACGTTTAAAGCCGTACCACAAGCCAGTCAGTCAAATATAGGTTTGTTATTTTTGTTCCTACAGGCTTCGAATTCATTTCATTACACTATGAAAAATAACAAAAAAATTAAGTTACAACTTTTTTATACCAACATATAACGTCACGTAACCATCTCGCTTGCCTCCCTTCCCTACAGTTCTCTCTATCAGTCGAGCCAACGGAGCTAGATACGGGGCAAAAGTCACTTGATAAGAGAGTTGTTCGTCATAACGCCAGGACGTTACAGGCACGCAGAACAGAAAATCACTTATAGAGCATAAACACGTCCGTAGCAGCTTTTCAAAGCATGGGCTGCGGAAAATGGTGACCCCCGATGAGTGTGGATGCCGTTCTAAACGCCAGTAAAGGCCTGATTGTAGCACCTGCGGGATGTGGCAAAACCCACCTGATTACTGAAGCTCTTGGTATTGCGCAAAGTAAGCCGTATCTCGTGCTGACGCACACAACCGCAGGTGTCACGGCACTCAAAAAGCGACTGAGCCGTTTTGCAATTCCTCTGCGGAACTATATTGTGACAACAATCGATGGATGGGCTCTGAAAATAGCAGGCTGCTTTCCGCGATTGTGTCCGCTTGATGTGGGTCCTGAAAATCCAACCGTTTTCTACCCTTCTCTTCGCCGTGCCGTACTGAATCTGGTTGTTAACGGTAATATTAGCGAAATCATCACGGCCACTTATTCGCGTTTGCTGGTCGATGAATACCAGGACTGCAATAGCCAGCAACATAATCTGACCTGTGCGCTTTCACGCTTGCTACCAACAGTCGTCTTTGGAGACCCGATGCAGTGTATCTTCAGCTTCAGCGGCCCTATGCCAGACTGGAAAAGCACTGTTGAAACTTTTTTCCCCACTCTGGCAACCTTACAAGCGCCCTGGCGCTGGAACAATGCACAAACGCCAGATTTGGGTCAATGGATCCTTGAGCAAAGACTTCGCTTACTTCACCGGGAGCGTATCGACTTGAGATCCTGTCCTGACTATGTACATTTTCGCCCTCTTTCACGAAATCACAATGACAATATCCAGCGCCAGCAGCGCTAATATTACTCACTGCTGCGACAGTTTCCCAACGACTCGGTTTTAGTTATGGGTGATTCACGAAGAGCGTCATCCAGGCATCAATTTGCACAACGAATCACTATTTTTGTTTAAATAGCCCCTTACTACATTGACTAATTCTTCTTTTTTTTTTGCTTTTTCAAAAATAGGTGCTGATATTATACCTTCTTCTATGGCATTTTTATATGTATATATATGAGTGTTCTGTGTCAACATCAAAAATAAATAAGTCGTTTCGGTATGGTGTGGCAGTCACTATTATTTTTTTGCATTAAACCTGCGAATAACCCCTCCCCATTCTGGAGATGGTTCGGAATGGCCTTCATCAATAATGACCAACTCAAATTCATCACATATTTTATTTATTTCCTCGCTGTTGATTTTGAGTAATTTTTGGAAGGTAGTACAAAAGACCCCTCTATTACTTTCTTTATTGATGTTGTTGTGCACATCTTTAATTGTAAGTGATTTAGATTTATCCGAGTCGGTTAATTTAGTAAAAAAATCACCTCTAATCTGTTTATACAACTGATCGCAAACAGCTCTTCGATAAGTAACAATTAATATTTTTTTATATTTACTGAATTGACTTAGACAACATATAACACCACTTTTCCCTGCCCCTGTCGGCAAGCTTATAAGACATGAGCCAGAAGAGCGCGATCTAAAATATTTTGCCGCTACACTAATACTTTCTACCTGACATGTTCTAAGTTTTTCTTCTACTTCAGTTGGTGTACCATTGTACATTTAAATTCCTCTTATAATGAAAAAACGCTGGATTAGAACCTTATATAAGGATAGACAAGGGACTGAAGAAACTCATTCAATTGGAAGCTAACTGGCTACTAGGGATTGAGCTTATATCCCTTCTGGCAAACCCAGTCAGCCTTGCCAACGCTGCCGCCCCCAGAGACATCAGTGCCGATTAAGTATAGGCATATCCGAATGTTATCAAAACTCATGAGTTGTTCAAGAAGACAATTAGATAATCCCTAAAGTTTAGTGCGCTTGGTCGTGCAATTACGATGGGAAATGATTGATGAACTGAAGTAAGTAAGCTGTCAGAAAATGCTCATAAGAAGCATATTCTTTGTTAGTTCATGAAGTTCTCCTGAAGTGAATTTATATTTTTATTAAAAATACCAATTTAAATCAAAGAGATATAGTTACTGTAGATTATGAACTAGATTCACGCTTAACATAAGTTAAATAACCTACATCGACCGAGGTGGAGCCAGGGGCGCGCGATGTCTGACACCTCAAGTTTGCTGTTAATACAACCAGCATCCAGCCAGATAACCTCCATTCCCATCAAAGTATCGCCAGTTTCACAACAGCAGACCGGTGTTTACCTCAACCGCATCTCTGCAAGCCATTCAACGCAGCGTTACTACATGTTCGGTAGTTAGCAAGGGACCTATTTCCTGGTGCAAAGTCTGCCCGCTTCGTCATTTGTGTAACCAGCAGACGCGTATACCTCGGAAGGCAGAGGTTGCACAGGTTGTTGTCGTAGATTGAGTGATCACTGCCCTATTCCAGCCATCGTTCAATATGGGGTTTAGACGGAAAGCCCCCGTGATACAGATCACGCAACTGAAAGATACGCTGACGATGCAGTTTATTATGTGCTTGATAAGTCATTGACGTTGAAATGTATCACCAAAAAATCTTATGAATTAGGAATGGTCTTAGTTTTCATTAATGCATTATATTTCAATTGGATGAGTAAAATGTAACGGATGAGTAACAATTTAATAACAAAAAACACTTCCCATATACCATATGCACTGCTACATATTTGAGCATAATTTACATATAAATAAACGAGAATGATTTTCAACTCCACGAATGGATGC
The sequence above is drawn from the Serratia symbiotica genome and encodes:
- the tgt gene encoding tRNA guanosine(34) transglycosylase Tgt, with product MEYQLQTTDGCARRGRLIFERGVVETPAFMPVGTYGTVKGMTPEEVKETGAQILLGNTFHLWLRPGQTIMKLHGDLHDFMQWHGPILTDSGGFQVFSLGAMRKIKEEGVYFRNPINGDKVFLSPEKSMEIQYDLGSDIVMIFDECTPYPADWDYAKRSMELSLRWAQRSRQRFDELNNKNALFGIIQGGVYEDLRDASVKGLVDIGFDGYAIGGLAVGEPKEAMHRILEHVCPQIPPDKPRYLMGVGKPEDLVEGVRRGIDMFDCVMPTRNARNGHLFVTDGVVKIRNAKYKDDISPLDKDCDCYTCRHYSRAYLHHLDRCNEILGARLNTIHNLRYYQRLMAGLRQAIEEGKLALFVADFYGRLGKPMPPLNT
- a CDS encoding DEAD/DEAH box helicase, with the translated sequence MYNGTPTEVEEKLRTCQVESISVAAKYFRSRSSGSCLISLPTGAGKSGVICCLSQFSKYKKILIVTYRRAVCDQLYKQIRGDFFTKLTDSDKSKSLTIKDVHNNINKESNRGVFCTTFQKLLKINSEEINKICDEFELVIIDEGHSEPSPEWGGVIRRFNAKK
- the yajC gene encoding preprotein translocase subunit YajC; the encoded protein is MSFFMSDAIASPGAPAQGSPYSLIIMLVMFGLIFYFMILRPQQKRAKDHKKLMDSIGKGDEVMTTGGLIGRVAKVADTGIITIALNDTTEVMIKRDFVAAVLPKGTMKAL
- the secD gene encoding protein translocase subunit SecD; this translates as MLNRYPLWKYLMLIVVILIGLLYALPNLYGEDPALQITGARGVAASETTLDQIRTVLEKDHIAIKSIALENGAILARFNAPDIQLRAREALMAELGDKFVVALNLAPATPSWLVMLGAEPMKLGLDLRGGVHFLMEVDMNTALGKLQEQTMDTLRSELREKGIPYASIRKLSNNGVEVRFRDDATRDKAISYMGPRQRDLVLSSNGSNTLKANLSDARLSEAREYAVQQNITILRNRVNQLGVAEPLVQRQGTDRIVVELPGIQDTARAKEILGATATLEFRLVNTTADATAAANGRVPGDSEVKYTRDGHPIVLYKRVILTGNHITDSTSSTDEYNQPQVNISLDSAGGTSMSNFTKDNIGKPMSTLFVEYKDSGKKDANGRAVLVKQEEVINVANIQSRLGNSFRITGIGNANEARQLALLLRAGALIAPIQIVEERTIGPTLGQQNIAQGLEACLWGLVASIIFMVAWYRKFGMIATTALVANLVLIVGVMSLLPGATLTMPGIAGIVLTLAVAVDANVLINERIKEELKNGRSVQQAIHEGYKGAFSSIVDANITTLITAVILYAVGTGSIKGFAITTAIGVATSMFTAIVGTRAIVNLLYGGKRINKLSI
- a CDS encoding UvrD-helicase domain-containing protein, coding for MSVDAVLNASKGLIVAPAGCGKTHLITEALGIAQSKPYLVLTHTTAGVTALKKRLSRFAIPLRNYIVTTIDGWALKIAGCFPRLCPLDVGPENPTVFYPSLRRAVLNLVVNGNISEIITATYSRLLVDEYQDCNSQQHNLTCALSRLLPTVVFGDPMQCIFSFSGPMPDWKSTVETFFPTLATLQAPWRWNNAQTPDLGQWILEQRLRLLHRERIDLRSCPDYVHFRPLSRNHNDNIQRQQR
- a CDS encoding IS4 family transposase, which gives rise to MLLSQALDAVLKFSPKEFAALSDLLSPELIDECLADTGVVTLRKRRLPMEMMVWAVAGMSLFRSFSMNQLVSHLDIMLPGKRPFVAPSAVVQARQRLGEDVVRLVFEKTRQLWFEKTPLSHWNGLTLMAVDGTLWRTPDTPENDAAFGRTANEYAQSDWPQLRMVCQMEVTSHLLSGVSFGSVSETSEVDLAAQLAGQTQDHSLTILDKGFYALGLLHHWWSSGTEKHWMIPLRKGAQYQVREKLGAGHELVELSLPPQARKKWKDAPQTLTARLISKEINGKTIQILTSMCDPLRYPKADIVDLYGQRWEIEQGFREMKQHLLQNELTLRSRKPELIRQELWGVVLAYNLLRFMMAQMAYSLKNVEPYQIGFKQAALYLTAQLSILPAVAPGKVPKVMNEILAMAESFVLPARRQRHYPRAVKKKPQRYPLRRPQKLN
- the secF gene encoding protein translocase subunit SecF; the protein is MAQDYTVEQLNYGRKVYDFMRWDYVAFGISLLLLVASIATMSVRGFNWGLDFTGGTVIEINLEKPANLDLIRDRLEKAGFQDPIIQNFGSSRDVMVRMPPTTGTAGQELGNKVINVINDSVDNHAIVKRIEFVGPSVGSELAQNGGMALLVALICILIYVGFRFEWRLALGAVIALAHDVVITLGVLSLFHIEIDLTIVASLMSVIGYSLNDSIVVSDRIRENFRKIRRGTPYEIMNVSLTQTLSRTLMTSGTTLLVVLMLYIFGGAMLHGFSLAMLIGVSIGTLSSIYVASALALKLGMKREHMLQQKVEKEGADQPAILP